A DNA window from Streptomyces sp. CA-278952 contains the following coding sequences:
- a CDS encoding FAD-binding and (Fe-S)-binding domain-containing protein, producing the protein MAEQHRPRTDTRPATPRAASPAFVAALRSAVRGTSDFGAAARALTTMDASNYRRVPLGVLAPRDADDIAAALAVCRDHGVPVVARGGGTSIAGQATGTGLVLDLTRHLRTILDLDPAARTAVVQPGVILDDLRAAAAPHGLTFGPDPSTHSRCTLGGMIGNNSCGAHSVAWGTTADNVRKLSVVRYGGEALHLEQGSGEGPEGVGALVAAHLALLRTGYPGLPRRISGYALDALLPEHPGGPDPVRAFCGSEGTLGIVTEATVRLVEAPRARALAVLGYADESAAADAAPGLLPYRPLTVEGMAADLVTASAGLPRGAAWLFVETGGDTPAEARAHAERVLRGADAVDGAVVTDPAGQRALWRIREDAAGTATRMPDGSEAWPGWEDCAVPPARLGAYLRDFRALLAEHGLRGTPYGHFGDGCVHVRIDFDLMTDAGVARFRRFSEETASLVVAHGGSLSGEHGDGQARAELLPRMYGDELVALFHRFKDLWDPDGGLNPGILARPAPLDANLRFAVLPKRPVDVEFGYPQDGGDFAGAVRRCVGVAKCRTAEASGAGVMCPSFRATGEEAHSTRGRARLLHEMLAGEVITDGWRSEEVRDALDLCLSCKGCRSDCPVGVDMATYKAEFLHHHYRGRLRPAAHYAMGRLPQWLRLARPFARPLNALARLRPLAALAKRLAGIAPERTIPVLATETYSRWLRRRQGKGTYVLSTDRVVALWADTFTEHLSPQVGRAAVRVLEEATGRTVLPPPSGLCCGLTYVSTGQLDAARRVMRRTLDRLHLPPGHPLVVLEPSCAATLRTDLPELLPDDPRAAELAASVRTFAQYLEEYAPDWTPPRLDRPAAGQTHCHQHAVLGDAAERGLRERMGLTGELSGGCCGLAGNFGFEKGHWEVSVACAEERLLPAVRNAEPGTELLADGFSCRTQLDQLAGRRARHLAEVVAEAIEEVAATAVDEGPGGGG; encoded by the coding sequence ATGGCCGAACAGCATCGACCGCGTACCGACACCCGACCGGCGACTCCCCGGGCGGCTTCCCCGGCTTTCGTCGCTGCCCTCCGCTCCGCCGTACGCGGCACGAGCGACTTCGGGGCCGCCGCACGGGCGCTGACGACGATGGACGCCTCCAACTACCGCCGGGTGCCGCTCGGTGTGCTCGCCCCGCGTGACGCCGACGACATCGCCGCCGCCCTGGCCGTCTGCCGGGACCACGGGGTGCCGGTGGTGGCGCGTGGCGGCGGCACCTCCATCGCCGGACAGGCCACCGGCACCGGACTGGTCCTCGACCTCACCCGCCATCTGCGCACGATCCTCGACCTGGACCCCGCCGCCCGCACCGCCGTCGTCCAGCCCGGAGTGATCCTGGACGACCTGCGGGCCGCCGCCGCACCCCACGGCCTGACCTTCGGCCCCGACCCCTCCACCCACAGCCGCTGCACTCTCGGCGGAATGATCGGCAACAACTCCTGCGGCGCCCACTCGGTGGCCTGGGGCACGACGGCGGACAACGTGCGGAAGCTGTCGGTCGTCCGTTACGGGGGCGAGGCCCTGCACCTGGAGCAGGGGAGCGGCGAGGGGCCCGAAGGCGTCGGCGCACTGGTCGCCGCCCACCTCGCCCTGCTGCGCACCGGCTACCCCGGCCTCCCGCGCCGCATCTCCGGGTACGCGCTCGACGCCCTGCTCCCCGAACACCCCGGCGGCCCCGACCCGGTCCGGGCGTTCTGCGGCAGCGAGGGCACCCTCGGCATCGTCACCGAGGCCACCGTCCGCCTGGTCGAGGCCCCGCGCGCCCGCGCCCTGGCGGTCCTCGGGTACGCCGACGAGTCCGCCGCCGCCGACGCCGCCCCGGGCCTCCTCCCGTACCGCCCGCTCACCGTCGAGGGCATGGCCGCCGACCTCGTCACGGCGTCCGCCGGGCTGCCGCGCGGGGCCGCCTGGCTGTTCGTCGAGACCGGCGGCGACACCCCGGCCGAGGCGAGGGCGCACGCCGAACGCGTCCTGCGGGGGGCCGACGCGGTGGACGGGGCGGTCGTCACGGACCCGGCCGGGCAGCGGGCCCTGTGGCGGATCCGCGAGGACGCCGCCGGAACCGCGACCCGGATGCCCGACGGATCCGAGGCCTGGCCCGGGTGGGAGGACTGCGCGGTGCCGCCCGCCCGGCTCGGCGCGTACCTCCGCGACTTCCGGGCCCTCCTCGCCGAACACGGCCTGCGCGGCACCCCGTACGGCCACTTCGGCGACGGCTGCGTCCACGTCCGTATCGACTTCGACCTGATGACCGACGCCGGGGTGGCCCGCTTCCGCCGGTTCTCCGAGGAGACGGCCTCTCTCGTCGTCGCGCACGGCGGCTCCCTCAGCGGCGAGCACGGCGACGGCCAGGCCCGCGCGGAACTGCTGCCCCGGATGTACGGGGACGAGCTCGTCGCCCTCTTCCACCGTTTCAAGGACCTGTGGGACCCGGACGGCGGCCTGAACCCCGGCATCCTCGCCCGCCCCGCCCCCCTGGACGCCAATCTCCGTTTCGCCGTCCTCCCGAAACGCCCGGTGGACGTGGAGTTCGGCTACCCGCAGGACGGCGGGGACTTCGCGGGCGCGGTCCGCCGCTGCGTCGGCGTCGCCAAGTGCCGTACGGCGGAGGCGAGCGGCGCGGGCGTCATGTGCCCGTCCTTCCGGGCGACCGGCGAGGAGGCGCACTCGACCCGGGGCCGGGCCCGGCTGCTCCACGAGATGCTCGCGGGCGAGGTCATCACGGACGGCTGGCGCAGCGAGGAGGTCCGGGACGCGCTCGACCTGTGCCTCTCCTGCAAGGGCTGCCGCAGCGACTGCCCGGTGGGCGTCGACATGGCCACGTACAAGGCGGAGTTCCTGCACCACCACTACCGGGGCCGGCTCCGCCCCGCCGCCCACTACGCCATGGGCCGCCTGCCGCAGTGGCTGCGCCTGGCGCGGCCCTTCGCCCGCCCCCTCAACGCGCTGGCCCGGCTGCGCCCCCTCGCCGCGCTCGCGAAGCGGCTGGCCGGGATCGCGCCCGAGCGCACGATTCCGGTGCTGGCGACGGAGACGTACAGCCGGTGGCTGCGCCGCAGGCAGGGCAAGGGGACGTACGTCCTCTCCACCGACCGGGTGGTGGCGCTCTGGGCGGACACCTTCACCGAGCACCTCTCCCCGCAGGTGGGCCGGGCCGCGGTCCGGGTCCTGGAGGAGGCGACCGGGCGTACGGTGCTGCCGCCCCCGAGCGGGCTGTGCTGCGGCCTCACCTACGTGTCGACGGGACAGCTCGACGCGGCCCGCCGCGTGATGCGCCGCACCCTGGACCGCCTCCACCTCCCGCCCGGCCACCCGCTCGTCGTCCTCGAACCGAGCTGCGCCGCCACGCTCCGCACCGACCTGCCCGAACTCCTCCCCGACGACCCGCGCGCCGCCGAACTGGCCGCTTCGGTACGGACGTTCGCCCAGTACCTGGAGGAGTACGCCCCTGACTGGACCCCGCCCCGCCTGGACCGGCCGGCCGCCGGCCAGACGCACTGTCACCAGCACGCGGTCCTCGGCGACGCGGCGGAACGCGGGCTGCGCGAACGGATGGGCCTCACCGGCGAACTCAGCGGCGGCTGCTGCGGGCTCGCCGGGAACTTCGGCTTCGAGAAGGGCCACTGGGAGGTGTCCGTCGCCTGCGCGGAGGAGCGGCTGCTCCCCGCCGTACGGAACGCGGAACCCGGTACGGAACTCCTCGCGGACGGCTTCTCCTGCCGTACGCAGCTCGACCAGCTGGCCGGGCGGCGGGCCCGGCACCTGGCGGAG
- a CDS encoding sensor histidine kinase, with product MRPSHRPTALALLISAAATGTLTLWGVAAAPDAVRTPLAWGAGAAAVLLSVCVAVTVHTLGTARTLRALRAADAQRFTSETSRLVSASAVEAQRFTAETARIKGAASAETARVVADARAENERIAAAAAAEQGRLAVSVDRLTARATRAETERSAAVAACANAAGRMQALATSMLADLREMEHRHSDESVLGDLLHLDHRTAQAGRLADSIAVLTGARSGRRWAKPIVMESILRGAMGRIGSYQRVRLHSTSDVAIAGHAAEGVMHALAELLDNAANFSPPTAEVHVYVEEVPAGIVITVEDSGLVMSEVQLRRAEKAVSAENQDLTNLSGTRLGLAVVGRLARKHGLTVSFRPSARGGTGALMMLPQDLISRSPAPTATTPAQSVAAPAAAPAALTAPAEPEPSHASAAGTDTAGAAPAARSLAEDDASRPLTPAAESEPSGSSADSESESETTGAVPAFGESGLPKRRRGRTLAAAESRTGNATPGGADTPRARTTDPKVQAARFSTFSKAVRANSTHPEGNTR from the coding sequence TTGCGCCCCTCACACCGGCCCACCGCACTCGCCCTGCTGATCTCGGCAGCCGCAACCGGCACGCTGACCCTGTGGGGCGTTGCCGCGGCCCCCGACGCGGTACGGACCCCGCTGGCCTGGGGCGCGGGCGCAGCCGCCGTGCTGCTGAGCGTCTGCGTGGCCGTCACCGTCCACACCCTGGGGACCGCGCGGACCCTGCGCGCCCTGCGGGCCGCCGACGCACAGCGGTTCACCTCCGAGACCTCGCGCCTGGTCTCCGCCTCCGCCGTCGAGGCCCAGCGCTTCACCGCGGAGACCGCCCGGATCAAGGGCGCCGCCTCCGCCGAGACCGCCCGGGTCGTCGCCGACGCCCGCGCCGAGAACGAGCGGATCGCCGCGGCCGCCGCCGCCGAGCAGGGCCGGCTCGCCGTCTCCGTCGACCGGCTGACCGCCCGTGCCACCCGCGCCGAGACCGAGCGCTCCGCGGCCGTCGCCGCCTGCGCCAACGCGGCGGGCCGGATGCAGGCCCTGGCCACCAGCATGCTGGCCGACCTCCGCGAGATGGAGCACCGGCACTCCGACGAGTCCGTCCTCGGGGACCTGCTCCACCTGGACCACCGCACCGCCCAGGCGGGCCGCCTCGCCGACTCCATCGCCGTGCTGACCGGGGCCCGCTCCGGCCGGCGCTGGGCGAAGCCGATCGTCATGGAGTCGATCCTGCGCGGCGCGATGGGCCGGATCGGCAGCTACCAGCGGGTCCGCCTGCACTCCACCAGCGATGTCGCCATCGCCGGTCACGCGGCCGAGGGCGTCATGCACGCGCTCGCCGAACTCCTCGACAACGCTGCCAACTTCTCGCCGCCCACCGCCGAGGTCCACGTGTACGTGGAGGAGGTCCCGGCGGGCATCGTCATCACCGTCGAGGACAGCGGGCTCGTCATGAGCGAGGTGCAGCTGCGCCGCGCCGAGAAGGCGGTCTCCGCGGAGAACCAGGACCTCACCAACCTCTCCGGCACCCGCCTCGGGCTCGCCGTCGTCGGCAGGCTGGCCCGCAAGCACGGACTGACCGTCTCCTTCCGGCCGTCCGCCCGGGGCGGCACCGGCGCGCTGATGATGCTCCCCCAGGACCTCATCTCCCGCTCGCCCGCACCGACCGCGACGACCCCGGCCCAGTCGGTCGCTGCCCCGGCAGCCGCCCCGGCCGCCCTCACCGCCCCCGCCGAGCCGGAGCCCTCGCACGCCTCGGCCGCCGGAACGGACACCGCCGGCGCCGCCCCCGCGGCCCGGTCCCTTGCCGAGGACGACGCCTCCAGGCCCCTGACCCCGGCGGCGGAGTCGGAGCCCTCGGGCTCTTCGGCGGATTCGGAGTCCGAGTCCGAGACCACGGGCGCCGTGCCCGCGTTCGGCGAGAGCGGCCTGCCCAAGCGCCGCCGGGGCCGCACGCTGGCCGCCGCCGAGTCCCGTACCGGCAACGCCACCCCCGGCGGAGCCGACACCCCCCGGGCCCGCACCACCGACCCGAAGGTCCAGGCAGCGCGCTTCAGCACCTTCAGCAAGGCGGTACGGGCCAACTCCACGCACCCGGAAGGCAACACCCGATGA
- a CDS encoding roadblock/LC7 domain-containing protein, producing the protein MTATTDEKLNWLLEGLLDRTPGTRHALVLSRDGLKLCRTPELSVDQADQLAAISAGIQSLSHGASIEFGDGTGGVRSAMAEFYGGVLFIVEAGAGAHLAVVADEDSDVGLVGHNMSELVEQLGEHLVAPPREPAEVPAV; encoded by the coding sequence ATGACCGCGACCACCGACGAGAAGCTCAACTGGCTGCTGGAGGGGCTGCTCGACCGCACCCCCGGTACCCGCCACGCCCTCGTCCTCTCCCGCGACGGCCTCAAGCTGTGCCGCACCCCCGAGCTCTCCGTCGACCAGGCCGACCAGCTGGCCGCGATCTCCGCCGGGATCCAGAGCCTCTCGCACGGCGCGTCCATCGAATTCGGCGACGGCACCGGCGGCGTACGGTCCGCGATGGCCGAGTTCTACGGCGGCGTGCTGTTCATCGTCGAGGCGGGGGCCGGGGCCCACCTGGCCGTCGTCGCCGACGAGGACTCCGACGTGGGCCTCGTCGGCCACAACATGAGCGAGCTCGTCGAGCAGCTCGGCGAGCACCTCGTCGCGCCGCCGCGCGAACCCGCCGAGGTCCCGGCCGTATGA
- a CDS encoding DUF742 domain-containing protein encodes MTTAPRPRPGRDEDPDRLYTLTGGRSRSDSAAFDLVTLVVAECDPAPGMQSEHVAILRMCQGPTAVVEIAATLNLPVSIVRIMLCDLLDTGRISARHPRTARVADRLPDPDILEQVLVGLRNL; translated from the coding sequence ATGACGACGGCACCCCGCCCCCGGCCGGGCCGCGACGAGGACCCGGACCGGCTGTACACCCTCACCGGGGGCCGCAGCCGCTCCGACTCCGCCGCGTTCGACCTGGTGACGCTCGTCGTCGCCGAGTGCGACCCGGCCCCCGGGATGCAGTCCGAGCACGTCGCGATCCTGCGGATGTGCCAGGGCCCCACCGCCGTCGTCGAGATAGCCGCGACTCTGAACCTGCCGGTCAGCATCGTTCGCATCATGCTGTGCGACCTGCTCGACACCGGCCGGATCAGCGCCCGCCACCCCCGTACAGCCCGTGTCGCGGACCGGCTCCCCGACCCCGACATCCTGGAACAGGTGCTCGTTGGACTCCGCAACCTCTGA
- a CDS encoding GTP-binding protein, translating into MDSATSDRAALSATADNGLKIVVVGGFGVGKTTMVRSVSEIRPLNTEETMTRAGEAVDHLDGIQAKSSTTVAFDFGRITLDARSVLYLFGAPGQERFWFLWDRLFSGTLGAVVLVDTRRLADSWYAIDRLEHHGTPFIVACNDFGGPLHSEQQIREALDLSEDVPLVECDARDRSSSKYVLITLVEHLAALSAARLRAPEAALAAAAPTPEPAP; encoded by the coding sequence TTGGACTCCGCAACCTCTGACCGCGCCGCCCTGAGCGCGACGGCCGACAACGGACTGAAGATCGTTGTCGTCGGCGGCTTCGGGGTCGGCAAGACCACCATGGTCCGATCCGTGAGCGAGATCCGTCCGCTCAACACGGAGGAGACCATGACCCGCGCGGGCGAGGCCGTCGACCACCTCGACGGCATCCAGGCCAAGTCGTCCACCACCGTGGCGTTCGACTTCGGCCGGATCACGCTCGACGCACGCTCCGTGCTGTACCTCTTCGGCGCGCCCGGACAGGAGCGCTTCTGGTTCCTGTGGGACCGGCTGTTCTCCGGCACGCTGGGCGCGGTCGTCCTCGTCGACACCCGGCGGCTCGCCGACTCCTGGTACGCCATCGACCGCCTGGAGCACCACGGCACACCGTTCATCGTGGCGTGCAACGACTTCGGCGGGCCGCTCCACAGCGAGCAGCAGATCCGTGAGGCCCTGGACCTCTCGGAGGACGTGCCGCTGGTGGAGTGCGACGCGCGCGACCGCTCGTCCAGCAAGTACGTGCTCATCACGCTCGTCGAACACCTCGCCGCGCTCTCCGCCGCCCGCCTCCGCGCCCCCGAGGCGGCCCTGGCGGCGGCCGCCCCGACCCCGGAGCCCGCCCCGTGA